In one window of Henckelia pumila isolate YLH828 chromosome 1, ASM3356847v2, whole genome shotgun sequence DNA:
- the LOC140889396 gene encoding two-component response regulator ARR2-like, giving the protein MSLAVKPMFFASTLKSGDGLSDQFPAGLRVLVVDDDPTCLRIMEKMLKNCFYEVTKCNHAELALQYLRDNKNGFDVVISDVHMPDMDGFKLLEQVGLEMDLPVIMMSADDSKDVVMKGVTHGACDYLIKPVRMEALKNIWQHVIRKKKHEGKDKDFENSGGVEDGEQKLKVFEDGDYSSSANEENSNSKKRKDEEDDDTEERDDMSTHKKPRVVWSSELHLKFMNAVNKLGLGKAVPKKILELMNVPALTRENVASHLQKYRLYLKKISDPSLSSIQLDNTFMGPPNAAFGPVSPFSGVDIQGLAARQLQTQNLATIQAAALGRVATKTSVSLPLDDHRNIFNFENPRLNNNSKQIDLLHGIPTTMDSKQLASLRQSASAFGHMNMHVHSPAVQNNPSMNPMVQIQQSRIQSLNGQSLNAAINGNHVSNLPANVVQSVLSTAIPSAALGRNGIDNVQGPVYTSFSAPSNVVGPITEFPSNSFSLLSNSGTSNLTSKGMFQDMKSEIRGPRAFVPSHGVFNELNMNMAQDWGLQNAGSTFESPQHSNARGVLGISPSTLFQQGFSSNPKNVLGQSKSPIVNSALPENSLRNEDERLSNMGFESGLFTEQYNQEDDLMSALLKQQDGTGHVEGEFGFGGYHLDTLPP; this is encoded by the exons ATGAGTCTTGCAGTAAAACCCATGTTTTTTGCGAGTACTTTGAAGTCCGGCGATGGATTATCCGACCAGTTTCCGGCGGGTCTTAGGGTTCTTGTAGTGGATGATGACCCGACTTGTCTCAGGATCATGGAGAAGATGCTTAAAAATTGTTTCTACGAAG TTACCAAATGCAACCATGCCGAGCTTGCATTGCAGTATCTAAGGGATAACAAAAATGGCTTTGATGTTGTTATAAGTGATGTCCACATGCCTGATATGGATGGCTTTAAACTTTTAGAGCAGGTTGGGCTTGAGATGGACTTGCCTGTTATCA TGATGTCAGCAGATGACAGTAAAGATGTTGTGATGAAGGGTGTTACTCATGGTGCTTGTGATTATCTCATAAAACCAGTTCGTATGGAAGCGTTGAAAAACATATGGCAGCATGTGATTCGTAAAAAGAAACATGAGGGCAAGGATAAGGATTTTGAAAATTCAGGAGGAGTGGAAGATGGGGAACAGAAGCTAAAAGTATTCGAAGATGGTGACTACTCATCTTCTGCTAATGAAGAGAATagtaattcaaagaaaagaaaggatGAGGAAGATGATGATACAGAAGAACGGGACGATATGTCAACACATAAGAAACCTCGTGTTGTatggtcatctgaactccaccTGAAATTTATGAATGCTGTGAATAAACTTGGGCTTGGAA AGGCTGTTCCTAAAAAAATTCTGGAGTTGATGAATGTTCCTGCACTTACCAGAGAGAACGTTGCAAGTCATCTTCAG AAATATCGGCTCTACCTTAAAAAGATAAGCGATCCATCACTATCCTCAATTCAACTCGATAACACTTTTATGGGACCCCCAAATGCAGCATTTGGGCCTGTATCTCCATTCAGTGGTGTCGATATTCAAGGCCTTGCTGCCAGGCAACTCCAGACACAGAATCTTGCTACAATCCAGGCAGCAGCACTTGGCAGGGTTGCTACCAAAACTTCGGTATCACTGCCTCTGGACGATCATAGAAACATCTTCAACTTTGAAAATCCAAGACTAAACAATAATAGCAAGCAAATAGACTTACTTCATGGAATCCCAACAACTATGGATTCAAAGCAGCTTGCTTCGTTGCGACAATCTGCATCGGCTTTTGGTCACATGAATATGCATGTCCATTCACCGGCAGTACAAAATAATCCTTCGATGAATCCGATGGTTCAAATACAACAGTCGAGGATTCAAAGTCTAAATGGCCAAAGTTTAAATGCTGCAATCAATGGCAATCATGTCTCGAATCTTCCAGCAAATGTAGTTCAATCTGTTTTGTCAACTGCAATCCCCAGTGCGGCCTTGGGCAGAAATGGAATAGACAATGTTCAGGGACCAGTGTATACTTCATTTTCAGCCCCCTCGAATGTTGTAGGTCCAATCACGGAGTTCCCAAGTAATAGCTTCTCTCTCCTTAGCAATTCAGGAACTTCCAACCTCACTTCTAAAGGTATGTTTCAAGACATGAAATCGGAAATAAGAGGGCCTAGAGCTTTTGTTCCTAGTCACGGTGTTTTCAATGAGTTAAATATGAACATGGCCCAAGATTGGGGTTTGCAAAATGCTGGATCAACTTTCGAATCTCCCCAACATTCTAATGCACGAGGCGTCCTTGGCATCTCTCCGTCAACTTTATTTCAACAAGGTTTTTCTTCCAACCCGAAGAATGTGCTAGGGCAAAGTAAGAGTCCCATTGTTAACTCAGCCCTACCTGAAAATTCATTGAGAAATGAGGATGAAAGACTATCTAACATGGGCTTCGAAAGCGGTCTCTTCACCGAACAATATAATCAAGAGGATGACCTCATGAGTGCACTTCTCAAACAG CAAGACGGGACTGGCCATGTTGAAGGCGAGTTTGGCTTCGGTGGATACCATTTGGATACCCTTCCTCCGTAG